In the Paramormyrops kingsleyae isolate MSU_618 chromosome 6, PKINGS_0.4, whole genome shotgun sequence genome, one interval contains:
- the dffb gene encoding DNA fragmentation factor subunit beta → MFRSFNKKNKLVKLRRRGESTKYGVAAANVKELLSKGCSILKVPLKGSRVCLYEDGTEVGDDYFRRLPDNVELVLLTEGQCWDGFASDISLLLGSTNRHYDLLIKSAKSLLTDEQSQKKRKILSDLLQNLEDNSESEKREEDSDWFQGIDPRFKTKSDYMKYNCESRVRGYLKEVDGYTPNIQSPRVRTEYKKVVTNMLEKLKVTKYNGCYFDRRQESDCMCSREGWFSCQGAFDQDSCSSLHSINPYGNRESRILFSTWNLDHVIEKKRTIIPTLVDALGHRSHGEINWEYFYRLLFTRENLKLVHIVCHKKTVHDLACDSGKIYKKVKKRK, encoded by the exons ATGTTTCGATCATTTAATAAAAAGAATAAACTTGTGAAACTCAGACGCCGGGGTGAAAGTACAAAATATGGAGTCGCGGCTGCAAATGTGAAAGAGCTTCTCAGCAAAGGCTGCAGTATTTTAAAG GTACCACTGAAGGGATCTCGGGTTTGCCTGTATGAAGATGGAACCGAAGTTGGTGATGATTACTTCAGAAGGCTTCCGGACAACGTTGAACTTGTTCTGTTGACTGAAGGACAGTGCTGGGATGGAT TTGCGTCTGATATTAGCCTTCTGCTTGGCTCCACGAACCGTCATTACGATCTTTTAATCAAATCTGCCAAGAGCCTTCTCACAGATGAACAGTCTCAGAAAAAGCGGAAAATCCTAAGTGATCTACTTCAAAACCTAGAGGACAACTCTGAGAGTGAAAAAAGGGAAGAGGACAGCGACTGGTTTCAGG GAATTGACCCTAGATTTAAGACCAAGTCTGATTACATGAAATACAACTGTGAAAGCAGAGTTAGAGGATATTTGAAAGAG GTGGATGGATATACTCCGAACATCCAGAGTCCCAGGGTTCGGACAGAATACAAGAAAGTCGTCACCAATATGCTTGAGAAACTGAAAGTCACCAAGTACAACGGCTGCTATTTCGACAGACGACAGGAGTCTGACTGCATGTGCTCCAGGGAAGGCTGGTTTTCTTGTCAG GGTGCTTTTGATCAGGACAGTTGCTCATCTCTCCACTCTATTAATCCTTATGGGAACAGAGAGAGCAGAATCCTCTTCAGCACCTGGAACCTCGACCACGT GATCGAGAAGAAGCGGACTATCATCCCGACACTGGTGGACGCTCTGGGGCACCGCAGCCACGGTGAAATTAACTGGGAATATTTCTATAGATTGCTGTTCACGCGTGAGAACTTGAAACTGGTACATATCGTCTGCCACAAGAAGACTGTTCATGACCTGGCATGTGACAGTGGAAAAATATACAAGAAGGTGAAGAAAAGGAAATGA
- the c6h1orf174 gene encoding UPF0688 protein C1orf174 homolog isoform X2 codes for MRRKQGRTRTSARLREKQAATSQFQGDRAAEQTSIEAADLQCPVKRPRGKCTDRKINRRDADYLAEDGLSQSPVVTNGSGEEDCTETLSVVTELCSEKSTWTCLGHRSDPGNCDVTGEDPEPLLDDQDNSIFLDDDSNQIMPVGQFFGNLELVQDYPPRIPLESHISRREYRRLHYIARDDSDEDVHDDPLVTEQENDSCNST; via the exons ATGAGGCGAAAGCAG GGCAGGACACGCACCTCGGCGAGGCTGCGAGAAAAGCAGGCGGCAACCTCCCAATTCCAGGGAGACAGAGCTGCTGAACAG ACATCCATAGAAGCGGCAGATCTTCAGTGTCCAGTGAAGAGACCGAGAGGGAAATGTACGGATCGGAAAATAAATAGGAGAGATGCAGATTACCTGGCAGAAGATGGTTTGTCTCAGAGTCCAGTTGTAACGAACGGCAGTGGAGAGGAAGACTGTACAGAAACCTTGTCTGTTGTGACTGAACTTTGTTCTGAAAAGAGCACATGGACATGCCTGGGGCACCGGTCAGACCCGGGGAACTGCGACGTGACAGGGGAGGATCCTGAGCCTTTGCTGGATGATCAGGACAACAGTATTTTCCTTGATGATGACAGCAACCAGATCATGCCTGTGGGACAGTTCTTCGGCAATTTAGAACTTGTCCAG GATTATCCCCCCAGAATCCCGCTAGAGTCCCACATAAGCAGGAGGGAATACCGGAGGTTGCACTATATTGCCAGGGATGACAGTGATGAGGACGTCCATGATGACCCCCTGGTTACAGAGCAGGAGAATG ACAGTTGCAACAGTACCTAG
- the b3gnt7l gene encoding UDP-GlcNAc:betaGal beta-1,3-N-acetylglucosaminyltransferase 7, like, which translates to MKGKDMEYFFRRKRVLKTLISLILAFGTLLMFQKLKLVENNVKENLMKSKYAAGFLDIQSDLFRSALGNNSPPGLGEKFPAERASVSNATQAAWDVNTINCSENVDLKEKEWFQRLEPRFHQFVLHRHCRYFPMLINHPEKCQTGDVHLLMVVKSVIEQHDRREVVRKTWGKERTIDGKIIKTLFLLGTPSAGKDTRNLQKLIDYEDRLYGDILQWDFIDTFFNLTLKEVNFLKWFNIYCSRVKFIFKGDDDVFVNTNNLMDLIDFKTEERKVRNLFVGDTISKAIPIRNRQSKYYIPRELFDKPYPPYVGGGGFVMSGQLAQRLFAASEDLELYPIDDVFLGMCLQRLHLSPEMHAGFRTFGIMKRQVSPMNSDPCFYRNLIVIHKLGPQELLRMWNIVYNKKLICAKKVILSL; encoded by the exons ATGAAAGGAAAAG ATATGGAGTATTTTTTCAGACGGAAGAGAGTGCTGAAAACACTAATAAGCTTGATTTTAGCTTTTGGTACGTTGTTAATGTTTCAAAAGCTCAAGCTGGTGGAAAACAACGTTAAGGAAAACCTCATGAAAAGCAAATATGCCGCTGGGTTCTTGGACATACAAAGCGATTTATTTAGAAGTGCTTTGGGAAACAATTCGCCACCGGGACTGGGGGAGAAATTTCCTGCGGAGCGCGCGTCTGTTTCCAACGCGACCCAGGCTGCATGGGATGTGAACACAATTAACTGCAGTGAGAATGTAGACCTAAAGGAAAAAGAGTGGTTTCAGCGACTGGAACCCAGATTTCACCAATTTGTGTTGCACAGACACTGTAGGTACTTCCCGATGCTGATTAACCACCCGGAGAAGTGCCAGACTGGAGACGTGCATCTACTGATGGTGGTAAAGTCGGTTATAGAGCAACACGACAGACGAGAAGTAGTACGAAAGACCTGGGGAAAGGAACGGACAATCGATGGTAAAATCATAAAAACGCTATTTCTACTAGGTACCCCCTCTGCAGGAAAAGATACAAGAAACCTACAAAAACTGATCGATTATGAGGATCGGCTTTATGGAGATATCTTGCAATGGGATTTTATAGACACCTTTTTTAATTTGACTCTGAAGGAGGTCAATTTTTTGAAATGGTTCAATATTTATTGTTCTCGGGTGAAGTTTATATTTAAAGGTGACGACGACGTATTTGTCAACACTAATAACCTAATGGACCTTATTGATTTTAAGACAGAAGAGAGAAAGGTACGCAATCTGTTTGTTGGGGACACTATTTCAAAAGCAATTCCCATTAGGAACCGGCAGAGTAAGTATTACATACCAAGAGAACTGTTCGACAAACCCTACCCGCCCTACGTAGGTGGCGGTGGATTTGTAATGTCAGGTCAGTTAGCGCAAAGGTTATTTGCAGCTTCCGAAGACCTGGAGCTTTATCCCATCGATGACGTGTTCCTGGGAATGTGCCTGCAAAGGCTGCACCTTTCCCCAGAGATGCATGCGGGATTCAGAACCTTTGGCATAATGAAACGCCAAGTCAGTCCCATGAATAGCGACCCGTGCTTTTACAGAAACCTCATCGTAATCCATAAACTGGGCCCACAGGAGTTGCTTAGAATGTGGAATATTGTGTACAATAAAAAACTTATTTGCGCCAAAAAAGTAATACTTTCACTGTGA
- the c6h1orf174 gene encoding UPF0688 protein C1orf174 homolog isoform X1, whose product MRRKQGRTRTSARLREKQAATSQFQGDRAAEQTSIEAADLQCPVKRPRGKCTDRKINRRDADYLAEDGLSQSPVVTNGSGEEDCTETLSVVTELCSEKSTWTCLGHRSDPGNCDVTGEDPEPLLDDQDNSIFLDDDSNQIMPVGQFFGNLELVQDYPPRIPLESHISRREYRRLHYIARDDSDEDVHDDPLVTEQENGTAAQQSIKNRKNGLF is encoded by the exons ATGAGGCGAAAGCAG GGCAGGACACGCACCTCGGCGAGGCTGCGAGAAAAGCAGGCGGCAACCTCCCAATTCCAGGGAGACAGAGCTGCTGAACAG ACATCCATAGAAGCGGCAGATCTTCAGTGTCCAGTGAAGAGACCGAGAGGGAAATGTACGGATCGGAAAATAAATAGGAGAGATGCAGATTACCTGGCAGAAGATGGTTTGTCTCAGAGTCCAGTTGTAACGAACGGCAGTGGAGAGGAAGACTGTACAGAAACCTTGTCTGTTGTGACTGAACTTTGTTCTGAAAAGAGCACATGGACATGCCTGGGGCACCGGTCAGACCCGGGGAACTGCGACGTGACAGGGGAGGATCCTGAGCCTTTGCTGGATGATCAGGACAACAGTATTTTCCTTGATGATGACAGCAACCAGATCATGCCTGTGGGACAGTTCTTCGGCAATTTAGAACTTGTCCAG GATTATCCCCCCAGAATCCCGCTAGAGTCCCACATAAGCAGGAGGGAATACCGGAGGTTGCACTATATTGCCAGGGATGACAGTGATGAGGACGTCCATGATGACCCCCTGGTTACAGAGCAGGAGAATG GTACGGCGGCCCAACAGAGCATAAAGAATCGTAAAAATGGCCTGTTTTGA